The Hippoglossus stenolepis isolate QCI-W04-F060 chromosome 1, HSTE1.2, whole genome shotgun sequence DNA segment GGTTAGATCCTGACGACCATGATGCAGGTCTGACACATTGGTGAGTAACAGAACAACTGCTCTGTGGAGgagctccttcctcctcctcctcctcctcctcctcctcctcctcctccccctgagGCTGACATCTGTCCCCCCTCTTCATAAGGAGTGACTCCTGCTGGACACTTTCTGTGGAGGACATGATTCCACAGTCCCTGATGGAGACATGAAGTCACAGCTGATCAGTGTGAAGTGGATGTTTCCAGGTTTGTTTCCTCCAGTTGTTACTTCAGCTTCACTTCTCTGATCTCAGTCTCACTGGTCTCACTggtgtcactgtcactgtctgGTGTCACTGGTCTCACTGGTCTCACTGGTCTCACTGGTCTCCCTGGTGTCACTGGTGTCACTGGTCTCCCTGATCTCACTGGTCTCACTGGTCTCACTGGTGTCACTGGTGTCACTGGTCTCACTGGTCTCCCTGGTCTCCCTGGTGTCACTGGTCTCACTGGTCTCACCACTGGTCTCACTGGTGTCACTGGTCTCCTGGTCTCCCTGGTCTCACTGGTCTCCCTGGTCTCCTGGTGTCACTGGTCTCCCTGGTCTCCTGGTCTCACTGGTCTCCCTGGTGTCACTGGTCTCCTGGTGTCACTGGTCTCCCTGGTCTCTCCCTGGTCTCACTGGTCTCCCTGGTGTCACTGGTCTCACTGGTCTCCCTGGTCTCCCTGGTCTCCCTGGTGTCACTGGTCTCCTGGTCTCCCTGGTGTCACTGGTCTCACTGGTCTCCTGGTGTCACTGGTCTCACTGGTCTCCCTGGTCTCACTGGTCTCCCTGGTGTCACTGGTCTCCTGGTCTCCTGGTCTCCCTGGTCTCACTGGTCTCCCTGGTCTCACTGGTCTCCTGGTGTCACTGGTCTCCTGGTCTCCCTGGTCTCCTGGTGTCACTGGTCTCCCTGGTCTCCCTGGTCTCCTGGTGTCACTGGTCTCCTGGTCTCCCTGGTGTCACTGGTCTCACTGGTCTCCTGGTCTCACTGGTCTCCTGGTGTCACTGGTCTCCTGGTCTCCTGGTCTCCTGGTCTCACTGGTCTCACTGGTGTCACTGGTCTCACTGGTCTCCCTGGTGTCACTTGCCTGGTTGTCTTCTCCCTGGTCTCCTGGTGTCACTGGTCTCCTTCTCCTGGTCTCACTGGTCTCCCTGGTGTCACTGGTCTCCCTGGTCTCTGGTCTCCTGGTCTCCCTGGTCTCACTGGTCTCCCTGGTCTCACTAGTCTCCTTGGTCTCCCTGGTCTCCCTGGTATCACTGGTCTCACTGGTCTCCTGGTCTCCCTGGTCTCCTGGTCTCCCTGGTCTCCCTGGTCTCACTGGTCTCCCTGGTCTCACTAGTCTCCTTGGTCTCCCTGGTCTCCCTGGTATCACTGGTCTCACTGGTCTCCGtcctttttctctttatcttctTCCATTTCActggtttatttttacattttcatcctgATTTCTAACATAGTGCGAATACAAAAATATTCACAATGATATTTACAGTACAATAgcatttcttaaaaaataatacatttgcaTACTGGACAGCACTCTTCTCAGAAAGTGAACAAATGTGGCGAAAGGTCTGCACCAATACTGCTTTTAAAAACCACTTCTTCAACAGCAGTGATggataaaactgtatttgtccTCTCCTATTTTATGAATTTCCTGTGCCATCAAAAGCAAAACTCTGAAGTTCGACACTTTATTTAGGACAGTAGTGGCCTATCATTTTTATCCCAGCGATCCTTGCTGGATGTGTGCTATGAACAACggtactattactattatttattgCTTCAGGACAACATTTGGATCATTATGCTGAGAATTTCTGTTTTGGAGTAAGCTgaagaaatgcaaaaacaaaaagaaatctcTGAAGTTCTGTCAGTTCGGCCAGTGAAATCGCACTATGTTAGTTATGTCTTTATTCATCTTCACCTCGTCTTTctgtgcagccacacacacacacacacacacacacacacacacacacacacacacacacacacacacacacacacacacacacacacactcacacactttctgtTCTTCAggttctcctcttcatcccgaGGCTTTGTGACGATGTGTGAGAAGCTAATTGCTGCCGACTTTATTCTAATGAATTCACGCCACCTTCACTCTGAGCTTTAAAAGGacgttctgtgtgtgtgatgtctaTAACGTCGTGAACGTCACTCGTGAATAAGCCTGTGAAAGTGAACAAAGACAACACAGACCAATAAAGTGTTTGAATTCAACTCACAGAGTTGTTCAGTGTAGTAGTCGTAGTAATGTTTTATGAGTGTAGTACAGTACCAGAGTAGAATGACAATAGAACCAGTCAAGTTTATTatgtttcacatgtttaaacaaataCAGTTAACTAATTATCTGATCTTCTAAGAccagtttctcctggtgtttgatctttattctagtttctcctggtgtttgatctttattctagtttctcctggtgtttgatctttattctagtttctcctggtgactGATCTTTATgctagtttctcctggtgactgatctttattctagtttctcctggtgtttgatctttattctagtttctcctggtgtttgatctatattctagtttctcctggtgtttgatctttattctagtttctcctggtgtcagtctttattctagtttctcttggtgtttgatctttattctagtttctcctggtgtttgatctttattctagtttctcctggtgtttgatctttattctagtttctcctggtgtttgatctttattctagtttctcctggtgtttgatctttattctagtttctcctggtgtttgatctttattctagtttctcctggtgtttgatctttattctagtttctcctggtgtctgatctttattctagtttctcctggtgtttgatctttattctagtttctcctggtgactGATCTTTATgctagtttctcctggtgtttgatctttattctagtttctcctggtgattgatctttattctagtttctcctggtgtttgatctttattctagtttctcctggtgtttgatctttattctagtttctcctggtgactgatctttattctagtttctcctggtgtttgatctttattcttatttctCCTGGTgactgatctttattctagtttctcctggtgtttgatctttattcttgTTTCTCTTGGTGACTGATCTTTATTCTtgtttctcctggtgtctgatctttattctagtttctcctggtgtttgatctttattctagtttctcctggtgtttgatctttattctagtttctcctggtgtctgatctttattctagtttctcctggtgtttgatctttattctagtttctcctggtgactgatctttattctagtttctcctggtgtttgatctttattctagtttctcctggtgtttgatctttattcttgtttctcctggtgtttgatctttattctagtttctcctggtgtttgatctttattctagtttctcctggtgtttgatctttattcttgtttctcctggtgtttgatctttattctagtttctcctggtgtttgatctttattctagtttctcctggtgtttgatctttattctagtttctcctggtgtttgatctttattcttgtttctcctggtgtttgatctttattctagtttctcctggtgtttgatctttattctagtttctcctggtgtttgatctttattctagtttctcctggtgtttgatctttattctagtttctcctggtgtttgatctttattctagtttctcctggtgactgatctttattctagtttctcctggtgtttgatctttattctagtttctcctggtgtttgatctttattctagtttctcctggtgactgatctttattctagtttctcctggtgtttgatctttattctagtttctcctggtgactTTTATgctagtttctcctggtgtttgatctttattctagtttctcctggtgtttgatctttattcttgtttctcctggtgactgatctttattcttgtttctcctggtgattgatctttattctagtttctcctggtgtttgatctttattctagtttctcctggtgtttgatctttattctagtttctcctggtgtttgatctttattctagtttctcctggtgtttgatctttattctagtttctcctggtgtctgatctttattctagtttctcctggtgtttgatctttattctagtttctcctggtgtctgaTCTTTATgctagtttctcctggtgtttgatctttattctagtttctcctggtgattgatctttattctagtttctcctggtgtttgatctttattctagtttctcctggtgtttgatctttattcttgtttctcctggtgactgatctttattctagtttctcctggtgtttgatctttattcttatttctCCTGGTgactgatctttattctagtttctcctggtgtttgatctttattcttgTTTCCTTGGTGACTGATCTTTATTCTTGTTTCTCCTGGTGACTGATCTTTATTCTTGTTTCTCCTGGTgattgatctttattctagtttctcctggtgtttgatctttattctagtttctcctggtgtttgatctttattctattttctcctggtgtttgatctttattctagtttctcctggtgtttgatctttattctagtttctcctggtgactgatctttattctagtttctcctggtgtttgatctttattctagtttctcctggtgactGATCTTTATgctagtttctcctggtgattgatctttattctagtttctcctggtgtttgatctttattcttatttctCCTGGTgactgatctttattctagtttctcctggtgtttgatctttattcttgTTTCTCTTGGTGATTGATCTTTATTCttgtttctcctggtgtttgatctttattctagtttctcctggtgtttgatctttattctagtttctcctggtgattgatctttattctagtttctcctggtgattgatctttattctagtttctcctggtgattgatctttattctagtttctcctggtgactGATCTatattctagtttctcctggtgtttgatctttattcgagtttctcctggtgttgatctttattctagtttctcctggtgatgatctttattctagtttctcctgggGACTGATCTCTGTTTCTTGCAGCTCAGACACATGATTGGTCtccacagtttcctgctggaaCAGCTGATGTCCTGACTCTTCCCGCAGAGCAGCGCAGCCTCATAAGTGGATTTGATGGATTTAAGCTCCTGattcctcctgcaggaggaaactGAGGAGACACACGAAGCTGCAGCGGTTCGTCACAGTCCAGTAAATGTGCGTCAGGCGCTGGAGGAGCCGCACGAGGCTGTGCGTCTGGAGCTCGGAGCGCGCGGAGCGCACGGAGCGCACGGGGCTCGGAGCAGAGACTGACCGGCTCCGAGGAGCGTCTTCACGGGGAAACTCAGCCACACGTCCCCGGAGAGTCTCCAGGCTGCTGGACACGGCTCATAGATGAAAAACACACCGGAGAGAGACGCTCTTCTTCGGACAAGCAGCGCGTCAGTCCCCGCACCGGGGACCATGTCGGTCAACTCCTCGGACCTGAACCACACGGTGCCGGTGGCCACTCGTTATAACGTCCCCGCGCTCATCCTCGGTATCTTACTCATTGTGGTCATCACCGGGGGAAACGTGCTCGTGTGTCTGAGCGTGCACGTGGAGAAGGCGTTAAAAACCACCACCAACTATTTCATCGTCAGTTTAGCGGCTGCAGATCTGATGCTGGCGCTGATGGTTCTACCGCTGTTCGTCTACTCCGAGGTGAGagatggaggtcagaggtcagagggtcagaggtcagagagtCTGAGGTCAGAGGGTCAGAGGGTCAgagagtcagaggtcagagggtcaTAGGTCAGAGGGTCTGAGGGTCTGAGGGTCTGAGGGTCTACgctggagagagtgtgtgtgtcagtgtgtgtgtgtgtgtgtgtgtgtgtgtgtgtgtgtgtgtgtgtgtgtgtgtggagcagcttCTACACTGAAGTTTTACGAAAACagagacaagaggaaacaaagagacacaaaacaaccacatgACTACAGAGATGCACAAAAACATCACGaagacacaaaataacaaaactatcacaaaaagataaaaagatacagagacacaaacaatcaaatacaaaacaactacaaaagacacaaaagaaacaGAGTCGCATGAGATGCTAAATTCAAAAAGACCAGCAAACCAACAATGAAGGGAAACAATATGACAACAGTGtgactgtgttgttttgtgtttctttgtgcaTCTTGCTCATTTGTAGGAGGGTTGTGGGTCTATGCAAGAACATCTAacacactaaacaaacacattttcagattaTCTTGGGTAAAATTATAAATAGGATCAACATTTGGACTAATCTGGTCAGAGGCCAGTGGCAGAAACAATCGACCACGTCAGAAAGTAAAGAGGCCAAGCAGCTCTGAGCCGAGCTGTGTCTCTCACCTCTTCACTCAGGGCTCAAGACTCGGGCAGGGGGGATTCACACGGGGTTGTCAGCAGAGGCATCATCATAAATCACAATATTTCCAGTCAATATAAAGGTTTCAAAGGTGTAATATCTGTCTTATTAAAGTATTAGAGCCGTCTGAACACCTCCCTGCTGAGgcctccctccactcctctttAATCTGGTTACCTGGACCAGTTAATCTGCTGGTTTGTCCGTTGCCACTCGCTGGATTAAAAAAGCTTCCCTGGTTCTCTCGGAGGAAAAAgtcagaagaggagaaagtggagagagTTTCTGAAGGAGGAATGTTTTTATCCTAACAGGAGCTGCAGTGGTGCAAGAGGATTACACACTGGAGATCTGGGCCAGCtaatgagggtgtgtgtgtctgtgtgtgtctgtgtgtgtgtgtgtgtgtagtttcaGGGTGGTGTTTGGACCTTGAACATGCTGATGTGTGACGGCCTGATGACCATGGATGTGTTGCTGTGCACAGCTTCCATATTCAACCTGTGTGCCATCAGTGTGgacaggtatgtgtgtgtgtgtgtgtgtgtgtgtgtgtgtgtgtgtgtgtatgtgtgtgtgtctgtcattgtttttaaaagttgaagCAAAAGACTGAAACTTTCTCATTTTGCATGAGACCATGAATCTCAATATAAAACATCTGTAGTTTATTATTCTTCTGTAAACACAAGTTCTTAATATAAGATATAAATCAGAACGAGTACTTTGAGTAAATGAACATTTCCTGctttaacatgtttgtttgccccCAAAAAATTCAGTTGTTCCTTGATTTCAGTAACTAAGCAACACTTGAACTTATTTCCTGGAATATAAACCGATAACACATCTTTGTGAAGTAACATCAGGAGTCAGTGTTCGACATGTTTTCatcagcctcagcagcagctcacagatAAAGAGCCTGATGTTggatggtggagaccaaaacagataTAAAAGAGAGGGAACACTGGGCTTAAAAACTCAATGAAACAGACatcacatgtttgattcctAAGTGTGTCCAGTAGAAATACAAAGCTGTGGAGGGATAAACAGACATTTACTGCAGCCAATGAAATGTTCTGTACCACGTTaactgttgttttgttctgcagGTTCATCGCTGTGTCCATCCCTCTGAATTATAACCGTAAGCATGTGGACCAGCGTCAGCTCGTCCTGCTGTCGGCCACGTGGCTGCTGGCCCTGGCCGTGGCCTCACCCGTCCTCTTCGGCATCAACAACGTGCCCGACCGCGACCCCAGCGAGTGCAAGCTGGAGGACAGCAACTATATTGTTTATTCCTCCGTCTGCTCCTTCTTCATCCCCTGCCCCATCATGCTCCTGCTCTACTTTGGTGTTTTCCGCGGGCTGCAGCACTGGGAGGAGGCTCGTAGAGCCAAACTACGCAGCAGCATCGAGGcctgcaggaagctgcagcacgCCGCCGTCGCCACCGCCCTCCCCCCGCTGGCGGGCACCATCCCCGGGCCTCTGCCCATGCCTCTGCCCAGGATCATCGAGAGGGACTTGGCCCAGTCTCGGCTGGACGATTCAGACGACTGCAGAAAGCAGGAGATTCCTTATCCTCGGAAGTACAGAGAGAACTCGGTCCCCACGCTGACTTTCAGCCAACTgcagcggaggaagaagagagcgAAGATCaacagcagggagaggaagGCCATGAGGGTGCTGCCTGTCGTAGTAGGTGAGTGAACCTGAGAGGACGTCGTCTGCAGCAGCAATAACTCAAATAACGTCCAAGGACCATTAATCCCTGAGATCTGCATCAGCCCGTGAAACCCATCTGGGTCAGGATCTAATGCAAAGTGGCCCTGAAACACAACAAGAGCTAAAGTGATCCACTCTGTGCACGAGAagccacagcaacacaaacaacaagtTCTTTCCTCAGTACAAAGTGTTTAATATGTTTCAGTTTGATGGTGAAACGTGGGACAGAAGAGCGCCCCCTGTTGTTTACAGCCTCATCTCCTCATGATTTCTACAAACACGTTTTCTTTAGTTCCTCTTGAATATTTGTGAGGAAAcagatcagctgctgtttcaaaAGTAACAATCGACTCATTCAGGGAGAAATTCCAGTGAAATTGTTCTGAGCAGCAGGTGAAGTGTTGAAGTGCTGAATATTTCAATAAGGTGAAAATCCACACTGCAGCAGTTGGGAGTAATTacactgaagtgtgtgtgtgtgtgtgtgtgtgtgtgtgtgtgtgtgtgtgtcatgtttcatcttcattttgtttcctgGTTTTTCTTTCACGTGTGAACGAGAGAGTTGTggcgtctgtgtgtttacaggttaatgattgtttgtgttgtggctcgTGTCACTCAGGATAACAGTCACTTCTGATTGGCCATCTTTCAACGAGCGGCGCCATTATAGCTTAAAGCCTTCAATCCAATTATTATGCAACAGACGATCTGAGCGTCTCATGTGAGTCTGCTCTGGCTTCTTCTCTGTTCTGAACAATAACACACAGCTACTTTCATTCTGTTGTTTCCGTCATCCGTgttcaaactgcagctgagCAGAGGTTAGTAGATGTCTGACAGTAACTGGAGGTAAAACACAATAAGACCATTCAAACTAAAGGTTTCAGTAAAGCCCGAGTGCTGAGCACAAGCTGTCATCAGAGTCACGTGAGGCTGAACACTAAAACCAGCATGGTCCTGTGTTCACTGTGAACTGAGCTGTCGTCTGTTTCTTCTCTGGTGACAGAGGACGACTCACAGAACACACACCATTCTGTATATTTCACATGTTCAGTCTGAGCCGAGTGA contains these protein-coding regions:
- the drd4b gene encoding dopamine receptor D4b; this translates as MKNTPERDALLRTSSASVPAPGTMSVNSSDLNHTVPVATRYNVPALILGILLIVVITGGNVLVCLSVHVEKALKTTTNYFIVSLAAADLMLALMVLPLFVYSEFQGGVWTLNMLMCDGLMTMDVLLCTASIFNLCAISVDRFIAVSIPLNYNRKHVDQRQLVLLSATWLLALAVASPVLFGINNVPDRDPSECKLEDSNYIVYSSVCSFFIPCPIMLLLYFGVFRGLQHWEEARRAKLRSSIEACRKLQHAAVATALPPLAGTIPGPLPMPLPRIIERDLAQSRLDDSDDCRKQEIPYPRKYRENSVPTLTFSQLQRRKKRAKINSRERKAMRVLPVVVGCFLFCWTPFFVVHTTRALCLTCAIPPGLMSTVTWLGYVNSALNPIIYTIFNTEFKKFFKKCFRSCCWLQLSLRR